A portion of the Bacteroidales bacterium genome contains these proteins:
- a CDS encoding HpcH/HpaI aldolase/citrate lyase family protein, translating into MSKTITIGNKGKGVRSDCSVTLEITESGGIQLQIDSKVKAIYGKQIEKLSLDILAFYDLKNVNLLVEDSGALPFVHAARLEAAIRKITGSEKEYLLPFLDNNKYQTARDKNRISRLYLPGNTPSLMINAGIHTPDGIILDLEDAVAPDKKYEASFLVRNALRNIDFYGAERMVRINQVPRGLEDLDFIVPQNVNLLLVPKCESADQIRQVNERIEVIKKRHNIQGNIWLMPIIESALGVLRSFEIASAAPNVVSLAIGLEDYTADLGVRRTLEGNESFFARTQIVNACRAAGIQAIDSVFSDVADMDGLKENVKRSKSLGFDGMGCIHPRQIKVIHDSFAPEAEEIDKAKKIVNAFMEATERGLGVVSLGTKMIDPPVVKRAQHTIDMAIKTGKLNINWRAEENVN; encoded by the coding sequence ATGAGCAAAACAATTACTATTGGCAATAAGGGCAAAGGTGTTCGCTCAGACTGCTCTGTTACACTTGAAATTACAGAGAGCGGTGGCATTCAGCTACAGATTGACAGTAAGGTAAAAGCCATTTATGGAAAGCAGATCGAAAAATTATCTCTTGATATCCTTGCTTTCTACGATTTAAAAAACGTTAATCTTCTTGTTGAAGACAGTGGTGCTTTGCCTTTTGTTCATGCCGCACGCTTGGAAGCAGCGATTAGAAAAATTACAGGTTCTGAGAAGGAATACCTTCTCCCTTTCTTGGATAATAATAAATATCAAACTGCTCGCGATAAGAATCGTATTTCAAGGCTTTACCTGCCTGGAAATACCCCATCTTTAATGATAAATGCAGGGATTCATACTCCCGATGGGATTATCCTCGACTTGGAGGATGCTGTTGCACCTGACAAGAAGTATGAGGCAAGTTTCTTGGTACGAAATGCTCTTCGTAACATCGATTTCTATGGAGCCGAGAGAATGGTTCGTATTAACCAAGTTCCAAGAGGATTGGAAGATTTAGATTTTATTGTACCTCAAAACGTGAACCTTTTATTAGTTCCAAAGTGCGAGAGTGCTGATCAGATAAGACAGGTAAATGAACGTATTGAGGTGATCAAGAAAAGGCATAATATTCAGGGCAATATATGGTTAATGCCTATTATTGAAAGTGCTTTGGGAGTACTCAGATCATTCGAAATTGCCTCTGCTGCTCCAAACGTTGTTTCGTTGGCCATTGGACTTGAGGATTATACAGCTGATTTAGGTGTAAGACGTACATTAGAAGGCAATGAATCATTCTTTGCCCGCACACAGATTGTAAATGCATGCCGTGCTGCTGGTATTCAAGCAATCGACTCTGTATTCAGCGATGTTGCTGATATGGATGGACTAAAGGAGAATGTAAAAAGATCAAAGAGTCTTGGTTTCGATGGTATGGGATGTATTCACCCACGACAAATCAAGGTTATTCATGATAGCTTTGCACCCGAAGCTGAAGAGATCGATAAAGCCAAAAAGATTGTTAATGCCTTCATGGAGGCTACCGAAAGAGGATTGGGTGTTGTATCATTAGGAACTAAAATGATAGATCCACCTGTTGTGAAACGTGCACAACACACCATCGATATGGCCATTAAAACGGGTAAGTTAAATATAAATTGGAGGGCAGAAGAAAATGTCAACTAA